Proteins encoded in a region of the Actinomycetota bacterium genome:
- a CDS encoding anaerobic ribonucleoside-triphosphate reductase activating protein, whose protein sequence is MIRIGGFVKTSFVDYPGKIASVVFTRGCNFNCSYCHNSFLINDKQGKDFLASDEIFNYLSKRRNIINAVVISGGEPTLQKDLYCFLKKIKTLGLDIKLDTNGTNPFILQKLMEEKLVDFIAMDIKAPLNKYSQVCGKRNPDLFSIRRSVELIKGYEIHHEFRTTLCRELEIRDINTIIKEFSLTSNYVIQKCRYDEILQPEDNLNNSDVLGFYENNSGFCSLRGFGFV, encoded by the coding sequence ATGATAAGAATAGGCGGGTTTGTAAAAACGTCTTTTGTCGATTATCCGGGTAAAATTGCATCAGTTGTTTTTACAAGAGGGTGTAATTTTAATTGCAGTTATTGCCATAATAGTTTTTTAATTAATGATAAACAGGGAAAGGATTTTTTAGCAAGCGACGAAATCTTTAATTATCTTTCAAAAAGAAGGAATATTATAAATGCTGTAGTAATAAGCGGAGGGGAGCCAACATTACAAAAAGATTTGTACTGTTTTTTGAAAAAAATAAAAACATTAGGTTTGGATATAAAGCTTGACACAAACGGTACAAATCCTTTCATATTACAAAAGCTCATGGAAGAAAAACTCGTAGATTTTATAGCTATGGACATAAAAGCTCCGTTAAATAAATATTCCCAGGTGTGCGGAAAAAGAAATCCGGATTTGTTTTCAATAAGAAGAAGTGTCGAATTGATTAAAGGTTATGAAATTCATCATGAATTCAGGACGACCTTATGTCGGGAACTTGAAATCCGGGATATAAATACAATAATAAAGGAATTTAGTCTAACGTCGAATTATGTGATACAGAAATGCAGATATGATGAAATATTACAGCCGGAAGATAATTTAAATAATTCTGATGTTCTTGGCTTTTATGAAAATAATTCCGGTTTCTGCTCTTTGAGAGGTTTTGGATTTGTTTGA
- a CDS encoding YibE/F family protein — protein sequence MYKESNFKTLIILILVICLALSFLMLPGCGKENKRTFEEWEKIAEERIKASEKDAQYKGKVLEIISDKVEEPGSGFSTRTQVLKVLITSGPFSGEIIEVENSSDTSSAYNITVKKGQGIFFSPEFDNEGIISKAYVTELVRDNYLVIIIILFIAILILVGRLKGVRSAIALALTISAVFFIIIPLILKGASPVAISVITGIAIIFITLFIISGINKKTFAAIIGTSSGILIAGIIALIFGSLASLTGFSSEEAVMLMYIPQGIDFDFKGLLFAGIILASLGAVMDIGMSISSAMFEIVKTDPHISKKDLISSGLNIGRDIIGTMSNTLILVYVGSSLPLILLFIAYKIPFIDIINKDMIATEIIQALSGSIGLILTIPITAVASAYFYKLGNPVSRRRKIKQ from the coding sequence CTTGTAATTTGTCTGGCTTTGTCTTTTTTGATGCTGCCCGGGTGCGGCAAAGAAAATAAAAGGACTTTTGAAGAATGGGAAAAAATTGCAGAAGAAAGAATCAAAGCATCGGAAAAAGACGCCCAGTATAAAGGGAAAGTTCTGGAAATCATATCGGATAAAGTAGAAGAACCCGGAAGCGGATTTTCTACAAGAACTCAGGTTTTAAAAGTACTTATTACAAGCGGGCCTTTCAGCGGCGAAATCATTGAAGTCGAGAATTCCTCTGACACAAGCAGCGCATATAATATTACTGTAAAAAAAGGTCAGGGCATTTTTTTCTCCCCGGAGTTTGACAATGAAGGGATTATATCGAAAGCATATGTAACAGAACTTGTGAGGGATAACTATCTCGTCATAATAATCATATTATTTATTGCCATATTGATACTCGTGGGACGCTTAAAAGGAGTCAGGTCTGCAATAGCTCTGGCATTAACCATATCGGCTGTTTTTTTCATTATAATTCCTTTGATTTTAAAAGGAGCAAGTCCTGTTGCCATATCTGTTATAACAGGGATAGCAATAATCTTTATAACCCTTTTTATCATTAGCGGAATAAATAAAAAGACATTTGCGGCTATTATAGGGACTTCTTCGGGTATCCTCATTGCAGGAATTATTGCTTTGATTTTTGGAAGCCTTGCCAGTCTTACAGGGTTTTCAAGCGAAGAAGCTGTAATGCTGATGTATATACCACAGGGAATAGATTTTGATTTTAAAGGACTTTTGTTCGCAGGGATAATACTTGCTTCACTTGGTGCCGTTATGGATATCGGCATGTCTATCTCGTCTGCCATGTTTGAAATTGTTAAAACAGACCCACATATAAGTAAAAAAGACCTGATTTCTTCCGGACTGAATATAGGAAGAGACATAATAGGAACTATGTCCAATACATTGATTCTGGTATATGTCGGAAGCTCTCTGCCGCTCATACTTTTATTTATAGCCTATAAAATCCCTTTCATAGATATTATAAATAAGGATATGATAGCAACTGAGATAATACAGGCTCTTTCAGGAAGCATAGGTCTTATTCTCACAATACCAATAACTGCTGTAGCTTCTGCATATTTTTATAAACTTGGCAATCCTGTTTCACGCAGGCGCAAAATAAAACAGTAG
- a CDS encoding LysR family transcriptional regulator produces the protein MTLQQLKYALEIARCGSINIAAKKLFITQPSLSNAIKELESEININIFERTNRGVTVTVDGAQFLGYAKQVIEQTELLEKRYIDAKPSTQHFSVSTQHYAFAVNAFVDLIKEYSMNEYEFHLKETQTYCIIEDVKNLRSEIGILFKNDFNSKILEKLFKESNLKFSELFIARPHVFISKKNPLARKKIVSLEDIEDYPCLSFEQGEYNSFYFSEEILSTLSHRKSIKVTDRATLFNLLIGLNGYTISTGIISSALNGTNIIAIPLDTRESITVGWISHKNIALSSLALKYIDALKKFLRKLKTIQICY, from the coding sequence ATGACATTGCAACAACTAAAATATGCTTTGGAGATAGCAAGATGCGGTTCCATAAATATAGCTGCAAAGAAACTATTTATTACTCAGCCAAGTTTGTCAAATGCGATAAAAGAACTTGAATCGGAAATAAATATAAATATTTTTGAGCGCACGAACAGAGGTGTGACCGTCACGGTTGATGGAGCCCAATTTCTTGGTTATGCGAAGCAGGTAATTGAACAGACAGAATTGCTGGAAAAAAGGTATATTGATGCAAAGCCTTCTACACAGCATTTTTCTGTTTCTACCCAGCATTATGCATTTGCCGTCAATGCTTTTGTTGATTTGATAAAAGAATACAGCATGAATGAATATGAATTTCACCTAAAAGAAACACAGACTTACTGCATTATAGAAGATGTGAAGAATCTAAGAAGCGAAATAGGTATTCTTTTCAAGAATGATTTTAATTCAAAAATTCTGGAAAAGTTGTTTAAGGAAAGTAATTTAAAGTTTTCGGAATTATTTATTGCAAGACCTCATGTTTTTATAAGCAAAAAAAATCCTCTTGCCAGAAAAAAGATTGTTTCTCTTGAAGATATTGAAGATTATCCCTGTCTGTCTTTTGAACAAGGCGAATACAACTCTTTTTATTTTTCTGAGGAAATTCTCAGTACGCTTTCCCATAGGAAAAGCATAAAAGTCACTGACAGGGCCACTCTTTTCAACTTACTGATAGGGCTTAACGGATATACAATATCTACAGGTATAATAAGTTCTGCTCTGAATGGAACTAACATAATTGCAATACCTCTTGACACACGGGAAAGTATAACTGTGGGCTGGATATCGCACAAAAATATTGCCCTCAGCAGTCTTGCATTAAAATATATTGATGCACTAAAAAAATTTTTAAGAAAGTTAAAAACAATTCAAATCTGCTACTGA
- a CDS encoding bifunctional homocysteine S-methyltransferase/methylenetetrahydrofolate reductase, producing MHLKKKPLIFDGAMGTYYVSAGKSKSLKCELANIYDSETILGIHREYVKAGAQAIRTNTFAANEYYLECDWKTTKEVIEKGYRLAHEAAKDTDIIVFADIGPISVPDLSDLFEEYKREIDLFIELGASSFIFETFSNDTAVLKLSKYIKEINPNSFILASYAISPEGFTRDGASGSALIKRASESPDIDACGFNCYSGPYHLMKYIKNLDISNKSISIMPNSGYPEILSRRTFFNGNKEYFSDIMMEIIKSGVSIIGGCCGTTPEFIKEIVGKLQDINENLSAAETGRKAESKRKKISSNLILKKINDGKKVIAVELDPPSDTNIDSFFENAKILKKHNVDAITIADCPIARARVDSSLLACKLKREYGINSIPHMTCRDRNINATKALLLGLSIEGVNNVLLVTGDPIPSNQREEIKGMTGFNSARLAEYVTNLNETVFSPPFNICGALNINSNNFAGQISHARKKIESGISMFLTQPVLTEQAVKNIEIARNELKSKILGGIMPVVSYKNACFMNNEIPGIKVSEEIIEIYRHADKGEAFRLAVDISVKYAERIYPHVDGFYIITPFNRADIIVEIIKKLDDLIASS from the coding sequence ATGCATTTGAAGAAAAAACCGTTAATTTTTGATGGTGCCATGGGCACATATTATGTTTCTGCGGGCAAAAGCAAATCTTTAAAATGTGAGCTTGCAAATATTTATGATAGCGAAACCATACTTGGCATACACAGAGAATATGTAAAAGCGGGCGCTCAGGCAATCAGAACAAATACTTTTGCAGCCAATGAATATTATCTTGAATGTGATTGGAAAACAACAAAGGAAGTGATTGAAAAAGGCTACAGGCTTGCGCATGAAGCAGCTAAAGATACTGACATAATTGTTTTTGCTGATATTGGTCCTATTTCTGTTCCGGATTTGTCTGATTTATTTGAAGAATATAAAAGAGAAATTGATTTATTTATTGAATTAGGCGCCTCATCTTTTATATTTGAAACTTTTAGCAATGACACAGCTGTTTTAAAATTATCAAAATATATCAAAGAAATAAATCCGAATTCTTTTATTCTGGCATCCTATGCAATTTCTCCCGAGGGGTTCACCAGAGACGGGGCATCAGGCTCAGCACTTATAAAAAGAGCATCAGAATCTCCGGATATAGATGCATGTGGATTTAACTGTTATTCAGGTCCTTATCATTTAATGAAATATATAAAAAATTTGGATATAAGCAATAAAAGCATATCCATAATGCCAAATTCCGGGTATCCGGAAATTTTAAGCAGGAGAACTTTTTTTAATGGTAATAAAGAGTATTTTTCAGACATCATGATGGAAATTATAAAATCAGGGGTTTCCATAATAGGGGGTTGCTGCGGAACCACCCCGGAATTCATTAAAGAAATAGTTGGAAAGCTGCAAGATATTAATGAAAACCTATCAGCTGCAGAAACCGGAAGAAAGGCAGAGTCTAAAAGAAAAAAAATAAGCAGTAATCTTATTTTAAAAAAAATAAATGATGGCAAAAAGGTTATTGCAGTAGAACTTGACCCTCCTTCTGACACAAACATAGATTCGTTTTTTGAAAATGCAAAAATACTAAAAAAACATAATGTGGATGCCATTACTATAGCAGACTGTCCTATTGCGCGGGCAAGAGTGGACAGCAGTCTGCTTGCATGCAAGCTGAAAAGAGAGTATGGGATTAATTCTATTCCTCATATGACGTGCAGGGATCGAAATATAAATGCGACAAAAGCCCTGCTTCTTGGCTTAAGCATAGAAGGGGTTAATAATGTCCTTCTGGTAACAGGGGATCCCATTCCCTCAAATCAGCGCGAAGAGATCAAAGGAATGACCGGCTTTAATTCTGCAAGGCTGGCCGAATATGTCACCAATCTGAATGAAACAGTATTTTCGCCTCCGTTCAATATCTGCGGTGCGCTAAATATAAATTCAAATAATTTTGCCGGTCAGATTTCACATGCCAGAAAAAAAATAGAAAGCGGTATCAGTATGTTTTTAACTCAGCCGGTTTTGACAGAGCAAGCTGTAAAAAATATAGAAATTGCCCGGAATGAACTTAAATCGAAAATTCTTGGCGGGATAATGCCCGTGGTAAGCTACAAGAATGCCTGCTTCATGAATAATGAAATTCCCGGAATTAAGGTTTCGGAAGAAATAATAGAAATATACAGGCATGCAGACAAGGGAGAAGCATTCAGGCTGGCGGTAGACATATCAGTAAAATATGCGGAAAGGATTTATCCTCATGTTGATGGATTTTATATCATTACCCCGTTTAACAGGGCAGATATTATAGTTGAAATTATAAAGAAACTGGATGATTTAATAGCATCTTCTTAA